From Varibaculum massiliense, a single genomic window includes:
- a CDS encoding metal ABC transporter ATP-binding protein translates to MTSKNTSLAISSQQQSANSSTSIPPCVVKNISAAYRDRLALSGVSFTVPSGEIMAILGPNGAGKSTLIKAMLELIPRVSGESEFFGKNLSRVRKRIAYMPQSASIDWDFPARVKDVVLMGTYTHLGWLRRPGKKEHQAAQAAMEQLDISDLANRQISELSGGQKQRTFVARALAANADLLVMDEPFAGVDMKSEKTILQVLRSLASSGKTVLLVHHDLATVKDFCSSVLLLREGNLVASGPLAEAFTPKNISHAYGIDGVLA, encoded by the coding sequence ATGACTTCCAAGAACACTTCTCTAGCCATATCCTCCCAGCAGCAGAGCGCGAATTCTTCAACCAGCATTCCCCCTTGTGTAGTGAAAAATATCAGCGCCGCTTACCGTGACCGCCTCGCCCTCTCCGGGGTGAGTTTTACCGTCCCCAGCGGAGAAATCATGGCGATTCTTGGCCCTAATGGAGCCGGAAAATCTACCTTAATCAAAGCGATGCTGGAACTGATTCCCCGGGTTAGCGGGGAATCCGAATTTTTTGGGAAAAACTTGAGCCGGGTACGCAAGCGCATTGCCTATATGCCCCAGTCTGCCTCAATTGATTGGGATTTTCCCGCACGTGTAAAAGACGTGGTGTTAATGGGAACCTATACCCACTTGGGATGGCTGCGCCGCCCCGGGAAAAAAGAGCATCAGGCCGCGCAAGCAGCTATGGAACAACTAGATATCTCCGATCTCGCAAATCGACAGATTTCTGAGCTTTCCGGGGGACAAAAACAACGCACCTTTGTGGCTCGCGCCCTGGCCGCCAATGCTGATCTTTTGGTTATGGATGAACCCTTCGCGGGGGTTGACATGAAGTCAGAAAAGACGATTTTACAGGTACTGCGTTCTCTAGCTAGCTCAGGAAAAACCGTACTCCTGGTACACCATGATTTGGCTACTGTAAAAGATTTTTGTTCCTCGGTATTACTACTTCGCGAAGGAAACTTGGTGGCCTCCGGACCGCTAGCTGAGGCCTTCACCCCTAAGAACATCTCCCACGCTTACGGAATCGATGGAGTGCTGGCATGA
- a CDS encoding type II toxin-antitoxin system RelB/DinJ family antitoxin, which produces MKSTTSNVNFKLDTDVKESMEDACKAMGLTLTAAFTIFAKKVGTERRIPFEVAAPVSDYARALHRDSTAYRAGRLDTVSLEEMMARYGMEN; this is translated from the coding sequence ATGAAATCAACAACATCAAATGTTAATTTTAAGCTCGATACTGATGTGAAAGAGTCGATGGAAGATGCTTGTAAAGCTATGGGGTTGACTCTTACCGCCGCCTTTACGATTTTTGCAAAGAAAGTTGGTACCGAGAGACGCATCCCCTTCGAAGTAGCGGCGCCAGTATCAGATTACGCACGCGCTTTACATCGAGATTCGACAGCCTACCGAGCAGGACGGCTCGACACCGTTAGCCTAGAAGAAATGATGGCTCGCTATGGTATGGAAAATTGA
- a CDS encoding FtsX-like permease family protein, which produces MSTTSTASPATSSRAQNLNWLTFHLTKARFRSRQGESLLYLASILAYTVCSGLALTVAGGTYMFYNRWMSPTGIAAQLLKADASFEIILKFYFLLAILACALILPSLSSLATKAAVLGARGREKRLASLRLLGVSSAEVTKMTLLDTLIQAVIGSLIGSALYLATLPAWTFLEIEAKYITVTEMLLPWWLLLIVLAAIILLGQISSWWGMQQVRVSPLGVTRRASQPALRVWRLVAAVTIFIAAFIVSQATLGLSQTWTIAIVSAVILIVILGFNLLGPYLLQLNARLLAKVPIPAMVLASRRIVADPKTTWRRVSGMGFLAFIAGFVAMSPVLVNSDYSDEISSNFISATRWDFQTGTMITLAVSFTLCACAMLITQAATVIENAEQSRALAKMGAPRGFELRSMWLETLGPLAVSVLGGGMLGIIAAMPMVQMLNKLTGQTPENSVIQMSLLMLAGLAVTAASIFASHPLHRRLRLLQQRAND; this is translated from the coding sequence ATGTCGACTACTAGTACAGCCAGCCCCGCTACCTCCTCGCGCGCACAAAACCTCAACTGGTTAACCTTTCATCTCACCAAAGCCCGTTTCCGCTCTCGCCAGGGTGAATCTCTGCTTTATTTGGCGTCAATCCTGGCCTATACGGTGTGTTCCGGATTGGCGTTAACGGTTGCCGGCGGCACCTATATGTTTTATAACCGCTGGATGTCCCCAACGGGAATTGCCGCCCAGCTACTTAAAGCCGATGCGAGTTTCGAGATCATTCTGAAGTTCTATTTCCTCTTAGCCATTTTGGCCTGCGCCCTGATCCTCCCCTCTCTCAGCTCGCTTGCTACTAAGGCGGCAGTATTGGGGGCACGAGGACGCGAAAAACGTTTGGCTTCCCTACGACTGTTGGGAGTGTCCTCTGCAGAGGTCACCAAGATGACCCTGCTAGATACCCTCATCCAAGCGGTTATCGGTTCTCTAATCGGTTCTGCCCTTTATTTAGCTACCCTTCCCGCCTGGACTTTTCTTGAAATAGAAGCCAAATATATAACGGTTACAGAAATGTTGCTGCCCTGGTGGCTACTGTTGATAGTGCTGGCAGCAATCATCTTGCTGGGACAGATTTCCTCCTGGTGGGGCATGCAGCAGGTAAGAGTTTCTCCCTTGGGAGTAACCCGCAGAGCCAGTCAGCCAGCACTGCGCGTTTGGCGCCTGGTAGCTGCGGTAACTATTTTTATCGCCGCTTTCATAGTCAGCCAGGCGACCCTGGGGCTATCACAAACCTGGACGATAGCGATAGTCTCCGCTGTAATCCTGATAGTTATTTTGGGTTTCAATTTACTGGGCCCCTACCTGTTGCAACTAAATGCCCGCTTGCTGGCAAAGGTACCGATTCCCGCGATGGTACTGGCTTCTCGGAGGATAGTGGCCGATCCCAAAACTACTTGGCGGCGCGTAAGTGGTATGGGGTTCTTAGCTTTTATCGCGGGTTTCGTAGCTATGTCGCCAGTGCTGGTTAATAGTGACTATTCCGATGAGATTTCCAGCAACTTTATTTCAGCCACCCGTTGGGATTTCCAAACTGGCACCATGATTACCTTGGCGGTCAGCTTCACGCTGTGCGCCTGCGCCATGCTAATTACTCAGGCGGCAACGGTGATTGAAAATGCTGAGCAATCCCGAGCTTTGGCGAAAATGGGTGCCCCGCGCGGCTTCGAACTGCGCTCCATGTGGCTGGAAACCCTGGGCCCCCTAGCGGTATCGGTGCTGGGAGGAGGCATGTTGGGAATAATTGCCGCGATGCCGATGGTGCAAATGCTAAATAAACTGACTGGGCAAACACCAGAGAATTCGGTAATCCAAATGAGCCTGTTAATGCTGGCTGGTTTGGCGGTTACCGCCGCCTCAATTTTCGCCAGCCACCCGCTGCATCGGCGTTTACGTCTGCTACAGCAACGCGCCAATGACTAG
- a CDS encoding ABC transporter ATP-binding protein → MNQDKEKEVLSTDNITKSFGNVHALAGVSLNIHEGESVAIMGPSGSGKSTLLHCLSGVLVPESGKVLFRGEDIAAQKDVTRSRLRLSQFGFVFQDGQLIPELSARENVALPLILTGTLLPKALKRADQLLTQLGLSELKKRRPGDMSGGQAQRVAIARALIGNPKVVFADEPSGALDQATGYEMMEILTREVQRCGAALVLVTHDINVAQWCSRLIEIRDGQIHSDRALAPQSGRA, encoded by the coding sequence ATGAATCAAGATAAAGAAAAAGAGGTGCTCAGCACCGATAACATCACCAAAAGTTTTGGAAACGTACACGCTCTCGCCGGGGTTTCTCTAAACATTCACGAGGGCGAGTCGGTGGCAATCATGGGGCCATCAGGGTCAGGAAAATCGACCCTTTTGCATTGCCTATCCGGCGTCCTCGTTCCCGAATCCGGAAAAGTTTTATTCCGGGGCGAGGATATCGCGGCACAAAAAGATGTAACGCGCTCCCGGCTGCGGCTTAGCCAGTTCGGGTTTGTGTTCCAAGACGGGCAACTCATCCCCGAGCTGTCTGCCCGCGAAAACGTGGCACTCCCCCTGATTCTGACCGGAACTCTGCTCCCGAAAGCTTTAAAGCGCGCAGATCAACTGCTCACCCAGCTAGGGCTTTCTGAGCTGAAAAAGCGGCGTCCCGGAGATATGTCTGGGGGTCAAGCACAGCGGGTAGCAATTGCTCGCGCCCTCATCGGCAACCCGAAAGTAGTTTTTGCTGATGAACCTTCCGGCGCCCTCGATCAAGCTACCGGATACGAAATGATGGAAATCTTAACCCGGGAAGTACAACGCTGCGGAGCAGCATTAGTACTGGTAACCCACGATATTAACGTAGCGCAATGGTGTTCACGTCTGATTGAAATTCGGGACGGTCAAATCCACTCCGATCGCGCTCTAGCGCCACAGTCAGGGAGGGCGTAA
- a CDS encoding metal ABC transporter permease, translated as MNLALSNFSSLAPLELISLSDYWGTYSFRVMTAGAILVGFFAGTLGSLLYVRKQSLVSDVIGHSSIAGIVGAFVIASLLGADGQSILILTIGATISGLLAVATTNLIAEKSKVGVEAAMAISLAIYYGGGMVALRLLSFSHFSGRSGIAQYLFGNAATMRQIDVFTVAILGFTALLIVILFWKEIALFAFDPVGAQAAGFSRNLLIAIVTLCTTVGIVIGVKSVGVVLMVAFAIIPAAAARQWTDHLPVLFLLAGAIGALSGGFGSYLAVSIGKVPTGPVIVVILSLVLAISLVFSPHRSLLAYRYRRRRHIQNLKHEQEDNASPAQGNSWKEQPTNPAAIANQLCFSPTKAQEGDTPSPILQSAGTLSHNSQLDPEVNLK; from the coding sequence ATGAACCTCGCCCTCAGCAACTTTTCTAGCCTTGCCCCCCTGGAGTTAATCTCTCTAAGCGATTATTGGGGAACCTACAGTTTTCGTGTAATGACCGCTGGGGCAATCCTGGTAGGTTTCTTCGCGGGAACCCTAGGATCCCTACTTTACGTGCGTAAACAATCCCTAGTTTCTGACGTGATCGGACACAGCTCCATTGCCGGGATTGTAGGGGCCTTCGTGATTGCATCTTTGTTAGGAGCAGATGGCCAATCGATTTTAATTTTGACGATCGGTGCCACAATTTCCGGATTACTCGCCGTGGCCACCACTAACCTGATAGCGGAAAAATCCAAAGTAGGAGTGGAAGCCGCAATGGCGATTTCTCTGGCCATCTATTATGGCGGCGGCATGGTGGCCTTGAGGCTATTATCCTTTTCCCATTTCTCTGGACGCTCTGGTATTGCACAATACCTGTTCGGAAATGCCGCCACTATGCGTCAAATCGATGTATTCACCGTTGCTATCCTGGGTTTTACCGCTCTATTGATCGTCATACTTTTCTGGAAGGAGATCGCGCTCTTTGCTTTTGACCCCGTAGGCGCCCAGGCAGCTGGTTTTTCCCGTAACCTTTTGATTGCCATTGTCACCTTGTGCACCACCGTAGGTATCGTGATTGGGGTGAAATCTGTAGGGGTAGTATTGATGGTTGCTTTTGCTATTATCCCCGCAGCTGCCGCACGGCAGTGGACCGATCATCTACCGGTATTATTCCTACTAGCTGGAGCAATAGGTGCACTTAGCGGCGGTTTTGGTTCTTATCTGGCAGTATCCATCGGTAAGGTGCCTACTGGACCGGTAATCGTAGTCATCCTTTCGTTGGTTCTAGCTATTTCTTTAGTTTTCTCTCCGCACCGCTCTTTGCTGGCTTACCGGTATCGCCGCCGTCGGCATATCCAAAATTTAAAGCACGAGCAGGAAGATAATGCCTCCCCAGCTCAGGGTAATTCCTGGAAAGAGCAGCCTACTAATCCTGCGGCAATAGCTAACCAGCTGTGTTTCTCACCGACAAAGGCGCAGGAAGGCGACACTCCCTCCCCAATTCTCCAATCAGCCGGAACATTAAGCCACAACTCCCAGCTAGACCCCGAGGTTAATCTGAAATGA
- a CDS encoding ABC-F family ATP-binding cassette domain-containing protein, producing the protein MSAIILENISFSYSSKPLLENINLQVGEGERACLIGPNGCGKTTLLRIASQDLLPEQGKVKIEGTNTEFFQVPAIEDSRGSAGDYLECALRPLGNIATQFQDATTKMSQGIDTDQEGRRYDQILALMSCFDIWSLEARLTEVLARLGLGVFTGSGRDRSLSSMSPGERGRLQLAVTLIMKPEVLILDEPTNHLDARAIDFLVGTVNNWKGAVLMSSHDRAFIEDTATVIYDKDVALWNELAKATGSSQVTGLYRCAGAYSKYLAEKTNARRKHRELHAAQQAEKRLLRKHRQEASKIARGGVRLASAEGKAKKFFSDRAAATAQRRMRNDDMRGERLSNQEVRRPRSYDLAFELNQPAASTGIAVAARRATVAGRLAPVSFDLSYGEQLLVTGANGSGKSTLLNWIYRGQPPEGAQSSGTITGERKVGLVPQQLPQENDPGFTSPIWENGIGEAGKGVLHPSLWTKPIPELSAGNQRRAQIALALATSPALLIIDEPTNYLDLEAMEALEEALHDWEGTLIVASHDLWLINHWQGRKIYIH; encoded by the coding sequence ATGTCTGCCATCATTCTCGAAAATATTTCTTTTTCATACTCCTCTAAACCGCTGCTCGAAAACATCAATTTGCAGGTAGGGGAGGGTGAGCGTGCCTGTTTGATTGGCCCCAATGGTTGCGGGAAAACCACCCTGCTTCGCATCGCTTCCCAGGATCTTTTGCCAGAACAAGGCAAGGTCAAGATCGAGGGAACAAACACTGAGTTCTTCCAGGTGCCGGCAATTGAAGATTCTCGTGGAAGCGCCGGAGATTACCTCGAGTGCGCTTTGCGTCCTCTAGGAAATATCGCTACCCAGTTTCAGGACGCGACCACCAAAATGAGCCAGGGTATTGATACTGACCAGGAGGGGCGGCGCTATGACCAGATACTTGCCTTAATGAGCTGTTTTGATATTTGGTCGCTCGAGGCGCGGCTCACTGAAGTTCTGGCGAGGCTTGGCTTGGGGGTGTTCACAGGATCAGGACGTGACCGCAGTTTAAGTAGTATGTCCCCGGGGGAGCGGGGGAGGCTGCAACTGGCGGTCACGTTAATCATGAAGCCCGAGGTGTTGATTTTGGATGAACCCACCAACCATTTAGACGCGCGTGCAATCGATTTTCTAGTGGGAACTGTTAATAACTGGAAGGGCGCGGTTTTGATGTCGAGTCACGACCGGGCGTTTATCGAGGACACTGCCACGGTTATTTACGATAAGGACGTAGCACTATGGAATGAACTAGCTAAAGCTACTGGTAGTAGTCAGGTTACTGGTCTTTATCGCTGCGCGGGCGCCTACTCGAAATATTTAGCCGAAAAAACGAATGCCCGCCGCAAGCATCGGGAATTACATGCAGCTCAGCAGGCCGAGAAACGGTTACTGAGAAAACATCGCCAGGAAGCTAGCAAGATAGCTCGCGGGGGCGTACGCCTGGCGAGCGCTGAGGGTAAAGCCAAGAAGTTTTTTTCCGATCGCGCTGCTGCCACCGCGCAGCGCCGAATGCGAAATGATGATATGCGAGGCGAGCGTCTTAGCAACCAGGAAGTGCGTAGACCCCGTAGCTATGACCTGGCTTTTGAGCTCAATCAACCCGCTGCAAGCACCGGAATCGCGGTGGCTGCGCGTCGTGCCACAGTTGCCGGACGGCTGGCGCCGGTCAGTTTTGATCTTTCCTACGGAGAGCAGCTGCTGGTCACCGGTGCTAATGGCTCTGGAAAATCTACCTTATTGAATTGGATCTATCGCGGGCAGCCACCCGAGGGCGCGCAAAGTAGCGGCACAATCACCGGCGAGCGGAAGGTCGGGCTGGTTCCTCAGCAGCTTCCTCAGGAAAACGACCCCGGATTCACTAGCCCCATTTGGGAAAACGGTATTGGCGAGGCCGGCAAAGGCGTCCTCCATCCTTCCCTGTGGACTAAGCCCATCCCGGAGCTGTCGGCCGGAAACCAGCGGCGAGCCCAAATTGCGTTAGCGCTGGCCACCTCTCCCGCCTTGCTGATAATTGATGAGCCCACCAACTACCTAGACTTGGAGGCGATGGAAGCGCTGGAAGAAGCCTTGCATGATTGGGAGGGGACGTTAATCGTAGCAAGCCATGACCTGTGGCTGATCAACCACTGGCAAGGTAGAAAAATTTATATTCACTAG
- a CDS encoding metal ABC transporter substrate-binding protein has translation MKLKAVISGICALALAASLGGCAKNGAADNADGANGKLKIVATTGYLADAVKNIAPDAEITTLVAPGGDPHTQELTTKDTEKIQKADLVVWTSHDMEHKMMGQFDGLGDKSLPAAEAIPKKMLLDWEEDGKIEGHDPHVWNDPIGWQYAVTATAEKIAKLDKANTDKYLKNGKEYNAKIQAMHEKAKVALAKIPANRRTLVTGHDAFNYLGRTYGLDIMATDMVSSESEISAVQMEELANTIASKKVPVIFYDNLKSPEVVKHLQEMVKSKGWEVKLSDTELYADTLGEKAPTNTYLGAFQHNVEAIVKALS, from the coding sequence ATGAAACTGAAAGCAGTAATCTCCGGTATCTGCGCCTTGGCACTGGCAGCTTCCCTAGGAGGTTGCGCCAAAAACGGTGCCGCCGATAATGCGGATGGAGCTAATGGAAAGCTAAAAATTGTTGCCACCACCGGTTATCTTGCCGACGCGGTGAAAAACATAGCCCCCGACGCCGAGATTACTACCCTGGTAGCCCCCGGAGGCGATCCCCACACTCAAGAATTAACCACCAAAGACACTGAAAAAATCCAAAAAGCGGACCTGGTGGTTTGGACCAGTCACGACATGGAACACAAAATGATGGGCCAGTTCGATGGGCTGGGTGATAAATCCTTGCCCGCAGCAGAAGCCATTCCAAAAAAAATGCTGCTGGACTGGGAAGAAGATGGCAAGATCGAAGGCCACGACCCCCACGTGTGGAATGACCCGATCGGATGGCAATACGCAGTAACCGCTACTGCCGAAAAAATTGCGAAACTAGATAAAGCTAACACCGACAAATACCTCAAGAACGGTAAAGAGTATAACGCCAAGATTCAGGCCATGCATGAAAAGGCCAAGGTCGCATTGGCAAAGATTCCTGCCAATCGCCGCACTCTGGTAACCGGTCACGATGCCTTCAACTACCTGGGACGCACCTACGGACTAGACATTATGGCTACCGATATGGTTTCTTCCGAATCGGAAATCTCTGCGGTACAGATGGAAGAACTGGCAAACACTATTGCTAGCAAAAAAGTTCCGGTTATCTTCTATGACAACCTCAAGAGCCCGGAAGTAGTAAAGCACCTCCAAGAAATGGTGAAGTCCAAAGGTTGGGAAGTTAAACTCTCCGACACCGAACTCTATGCAGACACCCTCGGCGAGAAAGCCCCCACCAACACCTATCTGGGAGCTTTCCAGCACAATGTGGAAGCTATTGTAAAGGCACTCTCATAG
- a CDS encoding type II toxin-antitoxin system RelE family toxin, protein MVWKIDFTRRAEKALSKIDATSAKRILKELHTVSLLDNPRPKGKALKGELTGYWRYRVGNYRVICDIVDSQLLILAIDLGHRAIHASFLKSDQ, encoded by the coding sequence ATGGTATGGAAAATTGATTTCACCCGGCGCGCAGAAAAGGCTCTAAGCAAGATTGACGCTACCTCCGCGAAGCGGATCCTAAAAGAACTCCATACCGTTAGCCTGCTAGATAACCCCCGCCCAAAAGGTAAAGCCCTGAAAGGCGAACTAACCGGCTACTGGCGTTATCGCGTGGGAAACTACCGGGTTATCTGCGACATCGTGGACTCACAGCTGCTTATCCTCGCAATTGATTTAGGACACCGAGCGATTCACGCGAGTTTTCTAAAATCAGATCAATGA
- a CDS encoding type II toxin-antitoxin system RelB/DinJ family antitoxin, whose translation MGASTLTVRIDSGLKEETAKVVENYGLDLSSVIRAFFTEIVNTESIPLSFDYRRPNAESLEAIRETEQMIARGEGKTYVSGRDVIEAALA comes from the coding sequence ATGGGAGCTAGCACTTTAACTGTCAGAATTGATAGCGGGTTAAAAGAAGAAACAGCGAAAGTGGTGGAGAACTACGGTCTTGATTTGTCGTCGGTGATCCGCGCATTTTTCACTGAAATAGTGAACACTGAGTCCATCCCGCTATCCTTCGATTACCGGCGACCTAATGCCGAGAGTCTGGAAGCTATTCGTGAAACCGAGCAGATGATCGCGCGCGGTGAAGGTAAAACCTATGTAAGTGGTCGGGATGTTATCGAAGCAGCGTTAGCATGA
- a CDS encoding metal ABC transporter permease encodes MSFVLAALLLAITTSVTCALPGTFLVLRRQSMLVDAMSHAVLPGIVLGALLSGSTYSPIMVVLAAGFGLIVVLGANYLQSTGLLPKDASQGVIFPLLFSGGVILLSTALAHVHICEDTVLTGDLNLLALDTERLIISNYDFGPRAMWMLLIIFVANTIFLLLTYKVMQLVTFDRESARVIGFPIRTVETIFMVLVALTIVVAFSTAGAILVIALLVTPAATAILLSNSLPKIFAFTLIIAVISAIIGFITAWHFNLATSAMMAFTDGVLFLIVLLISRARARVKKHA; translated from the coding sequence ATGAGTTTTGTACTTGCAGCCTTATTACTAGCAATTACTACCTCGGTAACTTGCGCCCTACCCGGCACCTTCTTGGTGTTGCGTCGTCAATCCATGCTGGTGGACGCCATGAGCCACGCAGTCCTACCCGGAATAGTGCTGGGCGCGTTGCTTTCTGGATCCACTTATTCTCCGATAATGGTGGTTCTTGCCGCTGGTTTTGGGTTAATCGTAGTTTTGGGAGCCAACTATCTGCAATCCACCGGTCTACTACCTAAGGATGCCAGTCAAGGAGTTATCTTCCCCCTGCTATTTTCGGGCGGAGTAATTTTACTGTCCACTGCGCTGGCGCATGTACATATCTGCGAGGATACGGTACTGACCGGCGACCTGAACCTGCTGGCTTTAGATACCGAAAGGTTGATAATCAGCAATTATGATTTTGGTCCCCGCGCCATGTGGATGCTGCTGATAATTTTCGTAGCGAATACAATATTTTTACTGCTTACCTATAAGGTTATGCAGCTTGTGACTTTCGATAGGGAATCAGCCCGAGTCATCGGGTTCCCCATCCGCACGGTGGAAACTATATTCATGGTTCTGGTGGCCTTAACTATTGTGGTGGCTTTTTCTACTGCGGGCGCCATTCTAGTGATTGCCCTACTGGTAACCCCAGCAGCCACTGCGATTCTACTGTCTAATTCTCTCCCAAAAATATTTGCTTTCACCCTGATTATTGCGGTAATCAGCGCAATTATCGGTTTTATTACCGCTTGGCATTTTAACCTTGCCACCTCGGCGATGATGGCATTTACCGATGGGGTCTTATTCCTAATAGTTCTACTGATCAGCCGGGCGCGCGCCCGTGTCAAGAAGCACGCTTAG